A window from Oreochromis aureus strain Israel breed Guangdong linkage group 16, ZZ_aureus, whole genome shotgun sequence encodes these proteins:
- the fstl1b gene encoding follistatin-related protein 1b: protein MMLRSVAVLLLLSVALYNAEEVQTKSKVCANVFCGAGRECAVNEKGEPSCLCIESCKPHKRSVCGSNGKTYRNHCELHRDACLTGLKIQVAHDGHCKEKKTEQAAASPVVCYAADRNELRSRVIQWLQTEIIPDGWFVKGSNFSDILLKYFKSYDNGDSQLDSSELLKFIQHNESVVELQSYADQESNNLLRSLCVDALIELSDENADWKLSFDEFLNCLKPGFNPPEKKCALEDETYEDGAETQVECNRCVCACGNWVCTAMTCTDNQPAVDDTADAGVEMTEEEWNLRVAELNKHQETVEKMKASTKEA, encoded by the exons ATG ATGTTACGAAGTGTAGCTGTGCTCCTTCTGCTCTCCGTAGCTCTGTACAACGCAGAG GAGGTGCAGACCAAGAGCAAAGTTTGTGCCAATGTGTTCTGCGGGGCTGGCAGGGAGTGCGCTGTCAATGAGAAGGGGGAGCCCAGCTGTCTGTGCATAGAG AGCTGTAAGCCCCACAAGAGGTCAGTATGTGGCAGCAATGGTAAGACCTACAGGAATCACTGTGAGCTCCACAGAGATGCTTGTCTGACTGGCCTGAAGATCCAAGTGGCACACGACGGACACTGCAAGG aaaagaaaacagaacaggCCGCTGCCAGTCCAG TGGTTTGCTATGCTGCTGACCGCAACGAGTTAAGATCTCGTGTGATCCAGTGGCTGCAAACTGAGATAATCCCAGATGGCTGGTTTGTCAAGGGTTCCAACTTCTCTGACATCCTGCTCAAATACTTCAAG tcATATGACAATGGTGATTCTCAGCTGGACTCCTCAGAGCTGCTCAAATTCATCCAGCACAACGAGTCGGTTGTGGAGTTGCAGTCCTATGCAGACCAGGAGAGCAACAACCTGCTCAG GAGCCTGTGTGTTGATGCCCTCATTGAGCTCTCCGATGAGAATGCCGACTGGAAGCTGAGCTTTGATGAGTTTCTTAACTGCCTGAAGCCTGGCTTCAATCCACCAGAGAAGA AATGTGCCTTGGAGGATGAAACATACGAGGACGGAGCAGAGACCCAGGTGGAGTGCAACCGCTGCGTTTGTGCATGCGGAAACTGGGTCTGCACCGCCATGACGTgcactg ATAACCAGCCAGCTGTGGATGACACAGCAGATGCTGGAGTGGAGATGACTGAGGAGGAGTGGAACCTCCGTGTGGCTGAGCTCAACAAGCACCAG GAGACAGTGGAGAAAATGAAGGCCAGCACAAAGGAGGCCTAA
- the lrrc58b gene encoding leucine-rich repeat-containing protein 58, which yields MESHERAAALGDGVLDFSRLGLNTLSIDSITDRRKRDTKQLYLSYNRLASLPSSVTLFFNLEFLDISNNGLSFICEDIMRLTKLKTLIAKNNRLDEFSLPKEFGSLQLEVLNFSGNRFEEIPLQCTKLLRLQSLSLGGNRLKSIPAEIENLTSLEMLYLGGNLISAIPPEVANLPYLTYLVLCDNRIQSVPPQLTRLHSLRSLSLHNNLLTYLPREILSLVHLQELSLRGNPLVVRFVKEMTYDPPSLLELAGRTIKSRNLLYSPFDLPANLVRYLDLASKCPNPKCAGVYFDSCVRQIKFVDFCGKYRLPLMHYLCSPECTSPCSSNPQSDAESEEENSVPADRLQRVLLG from the exons ATGGAGAGTCACGAACGGGCAGCGGCACTGGGCGACGGCGTGCTCGACTTCTCACGCTTGGGTTTGAACACTCTGAGCATTGACAGTATCACcgacaggaggaaaagagatACCAAACAGCTCTACCTGAGCTACAACCGACTGGCCTCGCTGCCGTCGTCGGTCACTCTGTTCTTCAACCTCGAGTTTCTGGACATTAGCAACAACGGACTTTCGTTCATCTGTGAGGACATTATGCGTCTGACCAAGCTGAAAACACTTATAGCCAAGAACAACCGGCTGGACGAGTTCTCGCTGCCCAAGGAGTTCGGCTCTCTGCAGCTGGAGGTGCTGAACTTTAGCGGGAACCGATTCGAGGAGATCCCGCTTCAGTGTACCAAACTGCTGCGCTTGCAGTCGCTTTCACTCGGAGGAAACAGATTGAAGAGTATACCTGCAGAGATCGAAAACTTAACCAG TTTGGAGATGTTGTACCTGGGCGGAAACCTTATTTCAGCTATTCCTCCTGAAGTAGCGAATCTGCCCTACCTCACCTACTTGGTCCTGTGTGACAACCGTATCCAAAGTGTCCCACCGCAGCTCACCAG GCTCCACTCTCTGCGATCTTTAAGCCTCCACAACAACTTGCTCACTTACCTGCCAAGAGAGATCCTGAGCCTGGTGCACCTGCAGGAGCTCAGTCTTAGAGGCAACCCGCTGGTTGTGCGCTTTGTCAAGGAGATGACCTACGATCCACCCTCATTGCTAGAGCTGGCAGGGCGCACCATTAAGAGTCGAAATCTTCTGTACTCCCCTTTTGACCTGCCTGCAAACCTGGTGCGTTATCTGGACCTGGCCAGCAAGTGTCCCAACCCCAAGTGTGCCG GTGTGTACTTTGATTCGTGCGTTCGCCAGATCAAATTTGTAGACTTCTGCGGAAAGTACCGGCTACCCCTCATGCACTACCTGTGCTCCCCTGAGTGCACCTCTCCCTGTAGCTCCAACCCGCAGAGCGACGCCGAGTCTGAGGAAGAGAACAGCGTGCCTGCTGACCGCCTTCAGAGAGTGCTTCTGGGATAG